Proteins from one Malaya genurostris strain Urasoe2022 chromosome 2, Malgen_1.1, whole genome shotgun sequence genomic window:
- the LOC131427004 gene encoding cytoplasmic protein NCK1 gives MAGSIKQDDMCYVVAKYDYAAQGAQELDLRKNERYMLLDDSKHWWRVQNAHNQSGYVPSNYVKKEKKSVSLFDSFKKKVKKGSSGSKTLPNCSPSRQVDSPTMSRRLPPDPSEAVASTPIGTAIVKYNYQAQQQDELSLIKGTRILILEKSNDGWWRGQSGSATGWFPSNYTTEETEDDTVHTYAMAENVLDIVVALYSFNSNNDTELSFEKGDRLEILDRPATDPEWFKARNNNGQVGLVPRNYLQELTEYLAQPYRSNNGSGPDSLDRRPNEQQTNNNNSNSANSNNNNSQQLDRPPLTGKSWYYGAITRSQCDTVLNTHGHDGDYLIRDSETNMGDYSVSLKAPGRNKHFRVHVEGNMYCIGQRKFHTLDQLVDHYQRAPIYTNKQGEKLYLVRPLPKANGT, from the exons ATGGCAGGAAGCATAAAACAAG ACGATATGTGCTACGTCGTAGccaaatacgattatgccgcaCAAGGTGCTCAAGAGCTggatcttagaaaaaatgaacggTATATGTTGCTGGACGACAGCAAACACTGGTGGCGAGTTCAGAATGCACACAACCAGTCGGGTTATGTACCGAGTAATTACGTTAAGAAAGAAAAGAAATCGGTTTCCTtgttcgacagttttaaaaagaaagtaaaaaagGGTTCGTCGGGTAGCAAAACACTTCCAAATTGCTCACCATCTCGTCAGGTGGATAGTCCAACGATGAGTCGGAGGTTACCTCCAGATCCATCAGAAGCGGTTG cttcaactcctATCGGAACTGCCATAGTAAAATATAACTATCAagcccagcagcaggatgaactATCACTAATTAAGGGTACACGAATACTGATCCTCGAAAAGTCCAACGATGGGTGGTGGCGCGGCCAAAGTGGTTCTGCCACCGGATGGTTTCCTAGTAATTACACGACAGAGGAAACCGAAGATGATACTGTTCACACCTATGCCATGGCAGAAAACGTATTAGACATTGTGGTGGCACTTTACTCGTTCAACTCGAATAATGATACGGAATTATCATTTGAGAAAGGGGATCGTTTAGAGATTCTCGATCGGCCTGCAACAGATCCTGAATG GTTCAAAGCTCGCAACAACAATGGTCAGGTCGGTTTGGTACCACGAAACTATCTTCAGGAGCTAACCGAATATCTGGCGCAACCGTATCGCAGTAACAATGGTAGTGGTCCTGATTCGTTAGATCGACGGCCTAACGAACAGCAAACGAACAACAATAATTCAAACTCTGCAAACAGCAACAATAACAACTCTCAACAGTTGGACCGACCACCACTGACTGGGAAAAGCTGGTACTACGGTGCTATCACGCGAAGTCAATGTGATACGGTGCTAAATACTCACGGTCACGATGGAGACTATCTAATCAGAGATAGTGAAACAAAT ATGGGCGATTATTCGGTATCTCTGAAAGCCCCGGGTCGTAACAAGCATTTTCGTGTGCACGTGGAGGGTAACATGTACTGCATCGGGCAACGTAAATTTCACACACTAGATCAACTAGTGGACCATTACCAAAGAGCACCTATCTACACCAACAAGCAAGGTGAGAAGCTGTATCTAGTGCGGCCTCTGCCGAAAGCGAATGGAACTTAA